The following nucleotide sequence is from uncultured Ilyobacter sp..
AAGATAACCTATCTCTTTCCCCCCTACCCCTATATCTCCCGCAGGTATATCTATATCAGGCCCAATATGCCGATATAGTTCAGTCATGAAACTTTGGCAAAACCTCATAATTTCGGTATCTGATTTCCCAAGAGGGCTAAAGTCAGATCCTCCCTTTCCTCCTCCAATTGGGAGTCCAGTAAGAGAATTTTTAAAGATTTGTTCGAAGCCCAAAAATTTAACTGTCCCTAGATTTAAGGAATCATGGAATCTTAGACCGCCCTTATAAGGCCCTATAACTCCACTGAACTGGACACGGTAACCACGGTTAACCTGCAGCTTCCCGTCATCGTCAGTCCACGGAACACGGAACATAATTTGTCTCTCAGGCTCAGTTATCCTTTCCAAGATATTCGCTTTTACCCATTCAGGATGTTTTTTCAAAACAGGATCCAATGTAAAAAATACTTCTTCCACAGCCTGGATAAATTCAGGCTCCCCACTGTTTCTAGTTCTAACACGTTCAATGACTTCTTTGGTATAAGACATACTCACATCTCCTCATATATTTAAAATTTAATTTTCTCTTTTATCTTATGACTTATTTTAAGGTTTTTTCATACCAATTACAATGTGTGACGACATCAAATAATATGTGTCGCAGCACAAAAGAGTTTTCAGGAAGAAATAAAAAATACCAGAGATAATTCTCTGATATTTTTATTATATGAATAGTCCTGCTTCCCATATACCTCGCAAATACTGGTTTAGGAATACAAATTTATTTATAGTAAAACTTTTTTTTGAAAATTACAATGTCTGCTAACACAAAAATGAATGTGTTGCAGCACAATAGACTCTGTGGCTTTATGCATAGTCGAAGCAATTGGAACATAGCATTTTATGATAAACTTATTTGTACCCCCCATACATTCATAATTTCTTTTAAATTATCTGTTTCTTCAACCTATAAACTCTTCTTTTGCACAAATACTTTCAGTTATTCTTTTAAAGTTTTTAATCTCTATGATACCAACTTTAGGCAGATAAAACCATATATAAAATTGGTTTGATTTAGATAAATAGTTCTTTCTATTTCAAGGATTATATTAAGAAAGGTCATTAATTTATTTAACTTAATATCTTCCCACTCTATTCCCAATCCATAGGCCATTTATTTGCCAATACAATTTGAATTTTAAATTAAATTATATTGACATATGTTATCCTGCACAATTTTTTTTGTTATCTAAGAAACTATAATTTAGGATTTGGAACAAAGTGCGGAAAAAATTCTCTAATAAGGAGGTTACTTTTATGTGGTTTTGTTTTGAAGAGTATAGAGAGCTTAAAAATTGAAATTACAAAAAGCATAGCTAGAACTATGCGAAAAAATAGTTATTCAGTTTCAAGTGTTACTTGTAGGAATAAACTCCATATTTCTTATGGCTAAACTCGAATAATTCCATACGAATATTATAGTTTGGACAAATAAGTTTAACCTTTCCATATTGAGCAAATAAACGTTCAGCCCAAGTAGGTAATTTCCTTTTAAAAAGAAACTTCCTTTTGAAAAGAGAGATTGTATCCTTAAGAAAACTATTGATATTTCTAGCGTAAAATCCAAACCTACGGATAGCTTTGAAGTTTTTAGGATGAATATGTAAAACTAACCTAGTCATGAACTCAATGGTAGAAAGGGTAAGAGTAACTTTCTTTTGCGTCTCTGTATCCGTATACCAAAATGTTACATTTTTACCATCATAATAAGTTATTCTGTATTCTGCAATAGCAGTACGCATAAGATATCTACCAATATATTCAATGGATTTTAGGTCTTTTTTAATAGGTTGACCTTTTAAAGCAACATAGAACTCTTTAGAATAGGCGTTAGAAATAGCTTTCATAGCTTTTTTAGAATTAGGATAAAGAGATTTGATGGTCTGAAGTACCAGAAATTTCCAAGAAGGGTTAAAAAATTTAGGTTCAAAATATTCAAGTTTTTTCCAGGTAAGGTCTTCTTTAAATCCACCAAGAGAAATAATGACGTGAAAATGAGTATGAAAAGAAGAGTCTCTACCAAAAGAGTGGATAGTAATAACAAGACCATAGTATTTAATTTTATGTTTTTTAAACCACTCTTTAAAAAGCTGATTGATATGGTTAGAAAGTAGAGTTGGACCATAGCGCTTAGATAAAAAATATTTCCATAGAAAATCAGGAAAAGTAAAAAGTATATGTCGGTGTTTTTTATCGATCATATCTTGAGAAAGTTTAAGAGCCCATTTTTCAGCATAGAGTTTTCCACAAGATGAACAAAATTTAGACTTACATGAAACAGGACGATAATCAAGTTCTCCACAAAGAGGGCATTTAAAAGTAGCTTTAGCATAAGAAAGATCACAGCAAAGTCTAGCGTTATCAATAGATTTTTTAATGAATTCAATATGATCTTTGTGAAAATGTTTAAAGAAATCGTGTTTTTCTTTGAAAAGTTTTTCAGTATTAGATTTGGTAAAAATATCATTAATTTTAATATCCATAGTTCATTATATCAAAAAACCCCCATGAATGGGGGAAGGGGGTTGAGCTAGGCGTAGCCTATTTCTTGTAGATTTATAATATTATAGAACACTTGTATCTTCACGAATATTTGACTGTATTAAAATGTAAAAATTGTTATTGAAACAAGGGTTTAAATTTCTATATAAGCAGCTATAAATTCAATGGGATAACCATCAATAATCTCTCTGATCCATACAGTTTTAATGTCTCAGACAGTACAGTAAGCAGGAGAACAGACGACACTTATATCGGCTATAGGAATCAATCTTGATGGGGTCAAAGAAATTTTGCGGAATATGGGAATGCCAAGTTCTGGCTGAATGAGATGAATGCGGAATAAAAAATATATTCATTGCATCCGTTGATGGATTACCCGGTTTCTAAGAGGCAATTAATACAATATCCCATGACACAAAAATTCAGAGATGTATTGTGCATCGGCTCAGAAATACATTAAGGTTTCTAAATTACAGGGAGATTTGCTCAGGAACTCAAGGATGTTTACAGAGCACATGATGCTGAGGCTGTCTTTAATTCACTGGAAAGATTGAATAAGGAATACCATGAATATTCTCCAGCGTTAAAATCATGATATGCAACTGGAATGAATTGAATCATTTTTTTGACTCCCCACAGGAGATCGGGAAGATAATTTATACCACTAATATCATTGAGAGTAAAACAGTCAATTCAAAAAAGTTAGTCGCTTAAAGTCTATTTTTCCAACGGATAACTCTCTTCAAAAGCTTCTTTATCTTGCTTCTAAAAATATGTTAAAAAAGTGGACTAAAAAATCAGAGGTTGGGAAAAGATCCTCAGAATGTTGGTAGTAATTTAAAAAGGGGTTCCATGTGGAGCCCCAATAAATGGCTAGGAATATAATTTACACGTAATTTGGGAAAGACCCG
It contains:
- a CDS encoding transposase — encoded protein: MDIKINDIFTKSNTEKLFKEKHDFFKHFHKDHIEFIKKSIDNARLCCDLSYAKATFKCPLCGELDYRPVSCKSKFCSSCGKLYAEKWALKLSQDMIDKKHRHILFTFPDFLWKYFLSKRYGPTLLSNHINQLFKEWFKKHKIKYYGLVITIHSFGRDSSFHTHFHVIISLGGFKEDLTWKKLEYFEPKFFNPSWKFLVLQTIKSLYPNSKKAMKAISNAYSKEFYVALKGQPIKKDLKSIEYIGRYLMRTAIAEYRITYYDGKNVTFWYTDTETQKKVTLTLSTIEFMTRLVLHIHPKNFKAIRRFGFYARNINSFLKDTISLFKRKFLFKRKLPTWAERLFAQYGKVKLICPNYNIRMELFEFSHKKYGVYSYK